In a single window of the Ignavibacteria bacterium genome:
- the lipB gene encoding lipoyl(octanoyl) transferase LipB → MKNLIHILHLHRTDYKHTWDLQKEIFSLVEEKAISDVFILNEHNHVYTIGKSGDENHLLASEEELKINGVDVFHIDRGGDITYHGPGQLVGYPILNLENYYCDIHRYLRDLEEVLILTLNDFGIEGTRNNDFTGVWVGENKIAAIGVKVSKWITMHGFAFNVNTDLRYFDRIIPCGIFHKGVTSLEKLLGKKIAMNEVEESVIRNFEKVFSVKAES, encoded by the coding sequence TTGAAAAACTTAATTCATATTCTCCATCTCCATCGCACGGATTACAAACACACGTGGGATTTGCAGAAGGAAATTTTTTCTCTGGTTGAAGAGAAAGCAATCTCCGATGTTTTTATTTTGAATGAGCATAATCACGTTTATACTATTGGAAAAAGCGGCGACGAAAATCATCTTCTTGCAAGCGAAGAAGAATTGAAAATCAATGGCGTGGATGTTTTTCACATTGATAGAGGCGGAGATATTACGTATCACGGTCCCGGTCAACTTGTCGGTTATCCGATTTTGAATTTGGAAAACTACTACTGCGACATTCATCGTTACTTGCGCGATTTGGAAGAAGTTCTCATTCTCACGCTCAATGATTTTGGAATTGAAGGAACACGCAACAATGATTTCACCGGCGTTTGGGTTGGAGAAAATAAAATCGCGGCAATCGGTGTGAAAGTAAGCAAGTGGATTACAATGCACGGATTTGCTTTCAACGTCAACACCGATTTGCGTTACTTCGATAGAATTATTCCGTGCGGAATTTTTCACAAAGGAGTTACATCGCTCGAAAAACTTCTCGGAAAGAAAATTGCGATGAATGAAGTTGAAGAAAGCGTAATCAGAAATTTTGAAAAAGTGTTTTCGGTGAAAGCGGAAAGTA
- a CDS encoding type II toxin-antitoxin system VapC family toxin → MKFTLPKQRIYVDTSVVGGCYDKEFEEWSNKLVDEFIEGTKIVVLSDITLEELEDAPENVRNVIPRIPKENIESVLLDFEGQQLAELYIREGAISRNYEEDALHIATATIHRVNVLVSWNFHHIVNVDRIRIYNAVNLKYGYQLLDIRTPREVLDEK, encoded by the coding sequence ATGAAATTCACACTTCCAAAACAAAGAATTTATGTTGATACATCTGTTGTCGGCGGTTGTTACGATAAAGAATTTGAAGAATGGTCGAATAAATTAGTAGATGAATTTATTGAAGGAACAAAAATCGTCGTTCTTTCTGACATCACGTTGGAAGAATTAGAAGATGCGCCGGAAAATGTTCGAAATGTTATTCCAAGAATTCCAAAAGAAAATATTGAATCAGTCCTTCTTGATTTTGAAGGACAACAACTTGCAGAATTATACATTCGCGAAGGTGCAATTTCCCGAAACTATGAAGAAGATGCATTGCACATCGCAACGGCAACGATTCATCGAGTGAATGTTTTGGTGAGTTGGAATTTCCATCACATTGTGAACGTTGATAGAATTCGGATTTACAACGCTGTGAATTTAAAATACGGTTATCAATTATTAGACATACGAACACCTCGTGAGGTATTAGATGAAAAGTGA